The Novosphingobium terrae genome segment TCAGGCCTTCGTCGCGCGGCTGCGCCCCGGCGATCCCAGCCAGATCATCGTTGACGGGCTGATCGACATTGTGCGCCGCCTCGGCATGGAGGTGATCGCCGAGGGGATCGAGACCTCGGCGCAGGCGCGCCAGCTCTGGACGATGGGCTGCAAGTTCGGGCAGGGCTTCGCCTATTCGCGCGCCATCGACCGTGAGGCCATCGTCACCCTGCTGCGCAACCATGCCGAGGAGAATGATGTCACGGGGCTGCATCCCTCGCGCCATTGCGATGTGCTGTCGGGTCAGCCGCGCACGGGCCTGCCGATCCAGCCGGTGGAGGTCACGCCGCAGCGCGTCGTGTCGTTCTGAACGGACAACGCCACCAGTCTTGTGAAGACCGGTGGCGCCGCGCTGTTCAACGTTACGATCAGGCCAGAGCTTTATCTTTGGCCGGGGCGGGCTCCGCCGCATGGGGCCAGGGCAGGCCATAGCGTTCACGCACGGTTTCATCCGGCGTGTAAGCCTTGGGGTAGATGCCGCGGTCCTGCAGAATGGGGACCACCTTCTCCACGAATTCCTCGATATCGTCGGGCGCGCGGGGCGGCTGGAAGGTGTAGCCATCGACCGTGCCATCGGCCCAGAGGTCGATGATCTGATCGGCCACCTCTTCCGCCGTGCCCAGCACCAGCCGGTGATTGCCCGCCGAGCGCCGCACGGCCTGTCGCGCGGTGAGCTTTTCATGGCGCAGCAGTTCGACAAGGCCTTGCGTAAAGCCCACCGCCATCACGCGGTTCTGATCGGGGATGAAATCCTCGGCGTTGAGCACCTTGTCCGGATCGAAGCCCTGCGGATCGATGCCATGCTCGCGGATGAATTGCGCGATCAGCGCGTCTTCCGACCCGGCGCCGGAAAACAGCTCATGCTTGCGCAGCGCCTCCTCGCGCGTCTCGCCGATGATCGCCACAAGGCCGGGCACCAGACGGATGGTCGAGGGATCGCGGCCATGGACCAGCGCGCGCTCATTGACCTTGCGGCGGAACTCCTGACCCGCGCCGCGTGAGAGAATGTTGCAATAGATAATCTCGCCATGCTGCGCGGCCAGATCGATGCCCAGATCCGACCCTCCGGCCTGAGCGATCACCGGCTGGCCCTGCGGGCTGACCGGCACATTGATCGCGCCCTTCACCGAGAAATGATCGCCCTTGTGGTTGGCGGGCTGCACCTCGGCCTCCGGGTCCCAGAACTGGCCTTTGGGCAGGGGGCGGGCGCGCTTGGGGTCCCAGCTGCGCCACAGCTTCTTGGCCACGGTCACGAATTCGGAAGCGCGCGGATAGCGTACCTGACGCGGGGGCAGGGGATCGTCGCCGAAATTGGCGGCCACCTCGGGCACGAAGTTGGAGACCATGTTGACCACCAGCCGCCCGCCCGACAGCACATCGAGCGCCTGTGTGCGCCGCGCCAGATTGAAGGGCGAATTGTAGGTGGAGGACATGGTGGCGACGAGGCCGATATCCGGCACCTGACCCGCCAGCCATGTCAGCAGGATCAGCGGATCGAGTGTGTGCAGTGGCCGCCCATTGGGATCGGGGCGCAGCAGCGGCATGTCCGAATAGAACACCGCATCGAACACGCCTTTATGGGCGAGCCGCGCAAGGCGCAGATAATAGGCCGGGTCATAGATGTCATGGCGCGTGCCGGTGCGATAGGGCCAGGCATTCCCCAGATAGCCAAGCGTGTTCAGCCCGACATTGAGGTTGAGGCGGCGTTGATAAGACATGGATCATGCCCTTGTTTCTGAAAGGATAAGGCACCGGCAGCGCTGGTCTGAAAAAATGGCCGGCATCTGGCCCCGCAAGAACCGGATGCCGGCCAAGGCTCAGGCCAGTTCAGGCTGACGTGCAGAGATGGGCTGGGCCGGATTGGCGTAAGGCACGCGGCCCTCGATGGGATGGCTGGGATCGTTGAAGCCATGCGTGGAGGCGTGGCCGGTGGTCACCAGATCATTGATGAAAGCCTCATCCGCATCGTTAAGTTTGACGTCCAGAGCCTTGATATAGCTGTCCCAATGGGCCTGCGTGCGCGGGCCGGTGATGGTCGAGGTGACCAGCTGGTTGTTGAGCACCCAGGCGATGGCAAAATGCACCGGATCGATGCCGCGATCCCGCGCATAATCGGCAATCTTGGCCGCCAGAGCCACCGACTCCGGGCGCCATTCGGTTTCCAGAATGCGCTTGTCGGCGCGGCCCGCGCGGGTGTCGGCGGCGGGGGTCTGGTCGGGGCGGTATTTGCCGGTCAGCACGCCGCGTGCCAGCGGGCTGTAGGAGACAACGCCAAGGCCGTAGTGCCCGGCGGCGGGCAGTTGTTCGGCCTCGGCCACGCGGTTGAAGATGTTGTAGAGCGGCTGGCTGGCGATGGGCCGGTCGATGTTGAACTGATCGGCCAGATGAGCGACCTCGGCAATGCGCCAGGCGCGGAAGTTTGACACGCCAAAGTAACGCAATTTGCCCTGCTGGATCAGGTCTCCGATGGCGCGCACGGCCTCGCCCAAGGGCGCGTCGAAGATGGCGCGGTGGAAGTAGAGGATGTCGATATAGTCGGTGCCCAGACGGCGCAGGCTGTTCTCGACATTCTCGATGATCCATTTGCGCGACTGGCCGCGCTGGTTCGGGCCTTCGCCGCGCGGATTGGCGAATTTGGTGGCCAGCACCCAATGGTCGCGCTGCGCCTTGATGCCGCGCCCGACGACCTCTTCCGACGCGCCCTTGTTGTAGCCATCGGCGGTGTCGATGAAGTTGATGCCCTGTTCGCGCGCAGTGTCGATGATGCGATGCGAGGTGGCCTCATCGGTCTCGCCGCCGAACATCATCGTGCCGAGCGTGAGGGGCGAGACTTTCAGGCCGCTGCGGCCCAGATAACGATATTCAACCATGGATTTGGCTCCAGTTAGGCGTGGTGACAGGCGATGGATTGCCCATCCCCGGCATCGCGCAATTCAGGTTCGTTGCTGCGGCACAGATCTGTGGCCAGCGGGCAGCGGGGGTGGAAACGGCAGCCCTGCGGAATGTCCTGCGGGCTGGGCAGATCGCCCTTGAGCGGCAGGGCGACACGGCCCTGAGCGGGATCGGGCACGCTGGCCATCAGCGCTCGGGTGTAAGGATGCAGGGGCCGGGCCCAGAGGCCGCGCGTCGGCGCGCTCTCCACGATGCGGCCCAGATACATCACCACCACGCGGTCGGTGAAATAGCGCACCACCGAAAGATCGTGCGAAATGAAGATGTAGGACAGGCCCAGATCCGCCTTCATCCGCGCCAGCAGATTGAGCGTCTGCGCCTGAATGGACAGGTCCAGCGCGGAGACCGGCTCATCGCAGATCACCAGATCGGGTTCGAGGATCAGCGCGCGGGCGATGCCGATGCGCTGGCGCTGCCCGCCGGAGAACTCATGCGGATAGCGGTCGAGCGCATCGGTGCCGAGGCCCACGCGGCGCAGCATATCCTCGATCCGGCGGCGGCGCTCATGCAGCCCGCCGATGCCGTGAACTTTCAGCGGATCGTTCAAAATCTTGCCGATGGTGTGGCGCGGATTGAGCGAGGCGAAGGGGTCCTGAAACACCATTTGCGCGCGGCGGCGATAAGGCGACAGTTTGCCGACGGGCAGGGCAGTGATGTCTTCGCCATCGAAGGCGATGGCGCCCTGCGTGGGCTCGACAAGGCGCAGGATGGTTTTGCCCAGCGTGGATTTTCCGCAGCCGGATTCGCCCACGATGCCAAGCGTTTCGCCCGCCTCAACCTCCAGCGAGACGCCATCGAGCGCGCGCAACGCGCCATCGGGCAGGCGGAAATGGGTGGAGAGATCGGTGATGGAAAGCAATGCCACGGGGCTTAATCCTGATGAGCCAGCGGGCAGGCGACCTTGCGCCCTTGGTCGAGAATACGCAGCGAAGGCACAGCAGCGCTGCAAGCCGCCACGGCCTGAGGGCAACGCGGCGCAAAGGCGCAGCCATCCTGTCCTGCCGCGGAAGCGATCGAGCCGGGGATCTCCGCCAGCGGCCCTTGCGTGTAATGCTGCGCATCCTCCAGCCGGGGCGAGGCGCGCAGCAGCCCCTGCGTATAGGGATGCAGCGGCAGGGCGAAGAGCGCGGAAGGGTCGCCTTCCTCCACCTTGCGCCCGGCATACATCACCGCCACGCGGTCGGCCCATTGGCCCACCACGCCCAGATCATGGGTGATGAGCAGCACCGCCATCGAAAGGTCGCGCCGCAGCCGGTCGAGCAGTTCCAGCACCTGCGCCTGAATGGTAACATCCAGCGCGGTGGTGGGTTCGTCGGCAATCAGCAGGCGCGGCCCGCAGGCCACCGCCATGGCGATCATCACCCGCTGGCGCATCCCGCCCGAAAGCTGGTGCGGATAATCCTGAAATCGGCGTTTGGGATCGGGGATGCGGACCAGGTCGATCAGCTCCAGCGCGCGGGCCTTCGCCGCCGCGCGGGAGAGCGGTTGATGCTGGCGCAGGGCCTCCACGATTTGCCCGCCGATGGTCATCACCGGGTTCAGGCTGGTCATCGGCTCCTGAAAGATCATGCCGATCTCGCCGCCGCGCAGGGCCCGGCGCGCCGCTGGCGACAGCGTCGAAACATCGCGCCCGGCAAAGCGGATCGTGCCGCTTGCCCGCCCGCCATCGGGCAGCAGGCCCATCACCGACAGCGCGCTCATCGATTTGCCCGAGCCGGATTCGCCCACCAGCGCTAGAGTCTCGCCTTCATGCACGGTGAAGCTGATGCCGCGCACGGCATGCTTGCTGCCGAAATGAACCTGCAGATCCTGCACCTCCAGCAGCGGGGTGATGGCATGCGGGATCGGGAAAGCGGGCAGGGAGAGCGAAGGATGGCTCATGCGCGGCCTCCCTTTTTGCGGGGGTTGAGCGCCTCATTCAGCGCGTCACCGATCAGATTGAGCGCCAGCACCGTCAGCATGATCGCCAGACCGGGCAGGGCGCTGATGTACCAGGCGCTGCGCAGATATTCGCGGCCTTGGCCAATCATGC includes the following:
- a CDS encoding NtaA/DmoA family FMN-dependent monooxygenase (This protein belongs to a clade of FMN-dependent monooxygenases, within a broader family of flavin-dependent oxidoreductases, the luciferase-like monooxygenase (LMM) family, some of whose members use coenzyme F420 rather than FMN.): MSYQRRLNLNVGLNTLGYLGNAWPYRTGTRHDIYDPAYYLRLARLAHKGVFDAVFYSDMPLLRPDPNGRPLHTLDPLILLTWLAGQVPDIGLVATMSSTYNSPFNLARRTQALDVLSGGRLVVNMVSNFVPEVAANFGDDPLPPRQVRYPRASEFVTVAKKLWRSWDPKRARPLPKGQFWDPEAEVQPANHKGDHFSVKGAINVPVSPQGQPVIAQAGGSDLGIDLAAQHGEIIYCNILSRGAGQEFRRKVNERALVHGRDPSTIRLVPGLVAIIGETREEALRKHELFSGAGSEDALIAQFIREHGIDPQGFDPDKVLNAEDFIPDQNRVMAVGFTQGLVELLRHEKLTARQAVRRSAGNHRLVLGTAEEVADQIIDLWADGTVDGYTFQPPRAPDDIEEFVEKVVPILQDRGIYPKAYTPDETVRERYGLPWPHAAEPAPAKDKALA
- a CDS encoding ABC transporter ATP-binding protein; the encoded protein is MALLSITDLSTHFRLPDGALRALDGVSLEVEAGETLGIVGESGCGKSTLGKTILRLVEPTQGAIAFDGEDITALPVGKLSPYRRRAQMVFQDPFASLNPRHTIGKILNDPLKVHGIGGLHERRRRIEDMLRRVGLGTDALDRYPHEFSGGQRQRIGIARALILEPDLVICDEPVSALDLSIQAQTLNLLARMKADLGLSYIFISHDLSVVRYFTDRVVVMYLGRIVESAPTRGLWARPLHPYTRALMASVPDPAQGRVALPLKGDLPSPQDIPQGCRFHPRCPLATDLCRSNEPELRDAGDGQSIACHHA
- a CDS encoding aldo/keto reductase, translated to MVEYRYLGRSGLKVSPLTLGTMMFGGETDEATSHRIIDTAREQGINFIDTADGYNKGASEEVVGRGIKAQRDHWVLATKFANPRGEGPNQRGQSRKWIIENVENSLRRLGTDYIDILYFHRAIFDAPLGEAVRAIGDLIQQGKLRYFGVSNFRAWRIAEVAHLADQFNIDRPIASQPLYNIFNRVAEAEQLPAAGHYGLGVVSYSPLARGVLTGKYRPDQTPAADTRAGRADKRILETEWRPESVALAAKIADYARDRGIDPVHFAIAWVLNNQLVTSTITGPRTQAHWDSYIKALDVKLNDADEAFINDLVTTGHASTHGFNDPSHPIEGRVPYANPAQPISARQPELA
- a CDS encoding ABC transporter ATP-binding protein → MSHPSLSLPAFPIPHAITPLLEVQDLQVHFGSKHAVRGISFTVHEGETLALVGESGSGKSMSALSVMGLLPDGGRASGTIRFAGRDVSTLSPAARRALRGGEIGMIFQEPMTSLNPVMTIGGQIVEALRQHQPLSRAAAKARALELIDLVRIPDPKRRFQDYPHQLSGGMRQRVMIAMAVACGPRLLIADEPTTALDVTIQAQVLELLDRLRRDLSMAVLLITHDLGVVGQWADRVAVMYAGRKVEEGDPSALFALPLHPYTQGLLRASPRLEDAQHYTQGPLAEIPGSIASAAGQDGCAFAPRCPQAVAACSAAVPSLRILDQGRKVACPLAHQD